A part of Candidatus Rokuibacteriota bacterium genomic DNA contains:
- a CDS encoding ABC transporter ATP-binding protein translates to MLEVRDIHTYYGDSYVLQGVSLRVDKGQVVGILGRNGMGKTTLIRSIIGFTPPRQGQVVFKGQDITRWPSYRAVALGMGLVPQGRRVFPSLTVMENLMVATRGNSRAWTTERVMDLFPRLRERAEHRAGKLSGGEQQMLAIARALMTNPELLLMDEPTEGLAPLLVREVGRAIGDLKARGLSILLVEQNLPLALGVADDVHILSRGRIVHSSSPQALWQNEEIKARYLGL, encoded by the coding sequence ATGCTAGAGGTTCGGGACATTCACACGTACTACGGCGACAGCTACGTCCTCCAAGGGGTCTCGCTCCGGGTGGACAAGGGGCAGGTGGTGGGGATCCTCGGGCGGAACGGGATGGGGAAGACGACGCTGATCCGGTCGATCATCGGGTTCACCCCGCCCCGCCAGGGGCAGGTGGTGTTCAAGGGCCAGGACATCACCAGGTGGCCCTCCTACCGGGCGGTCGCGCTCGGGATGGGCCTGGTTCCCCAGGGCCGCCGCGTCTTCCCGTCGCTCACAGTGATGGAGAACCTCATGGTCGCCACGCGCGGTAACAGCCGGGCGTGGACGACCGAGCGCGTGATGGACCTCTTCCCGCGCTTGAGAGAGCGCGCCGAGCACCGGGCGGGGAAGCTCTCGGGCGGCGAGCAGCAGATGCTGGCGATCGCCCGCGCGCTCATGACGAACCCGGAGCTTCTGCTGATGGACGAGCCCACCGAGGGATTGGCGCCGCTTCTCGTACGCGAGGTCGGCCGTGCCATCGGCGACCTGAAGGCGCGGGGGCTCTCGATCCTCCTGGTCGAGCAGAATCTGCCGCTCGCCCTCGGGGTCGCCGACGACGTCCACATCCTCTCCCGCGGCCGGATCGTCCACTCCAGCTCGCCTCAGGCCCTCTGGCAGAACGAGGAGATCAAGGCGCGGTATCTGGGGCTCTAG
- a CDS encoding LLM class flavin-dependent oxidoreductase: MRFGTFYFFQAPPGQDHADIIHRELRQMEWTEELGFDEVWLTEHHFIDYGLAVDPLMLAAAAAMRTRRIRIGLAAAILPFHDPVRLAEQVALADILSDGRLDVGMGRGNRPTEFAGYRIPQIESRERFDETIEIMINAWTKERFSYEGRFFQIHEVRVIPKPLQRPHPPLYQVCVSPESIEHTALRGWPMLNSLVYGSVDRLVTDRDIYVKTLKSAGRSQEEITGLLTDWGVSRHIYVAPSDAYALVEAKEAELWYLEAFKKFVLPERIEDADPALQPAFRAMAERLANTTWEGLVAETVAFGSPETVARKIEEMRQAGVGQVLCWMNFGGLPQDKVRRSMELFAREVMPRFR, from the coding sequence GTGCGATTCGGAACCTTCTACTTCTTCCAGGCACCACCTGGCCAGGACCACGCCGACATCATCCACCGCGAGCTCAGGCAGATGGAGTGGACCGAGGAGCTCGGGTTCGACGAGGTGTGGCTGACTGAACACCACTTCATCGACTACGGCCTCGCGGTCGACCCATTGATGCTCGCGGCGGCCGCGGCCATGCGGACGCGCCGCATCCGGATCGGGCTCGCCGCGGCGATCCTACCCTTCCACGATCCCGTCCGCCTCGCCGAGCAGGTCGCGCTCGCCGACATCCTGTCCGACGGCCGCCTCGACGTCGGCATGGGCCGGGGGAACCGGCCGACGGAGTTCGCGGGCTATCGGATCCCGCAGATCGAGAGCCGCGAGCGCTTCGACGAGACGATCGAGATCATGATCAACGCGTGGACCAAAGAGCGCTTCAGCTACGAGGGGCGTTTTTTCCAGATCCACGAGGTCCGCGTGATCCCGAAGCCCCTCCAGCGTCCTCACCCCCCGCTCTATCAGGTCTGCGTCTCACCCGAGAGCATCGAGCACACGGCGCTGCGTGGCTGGCCGATGCTCAACTCGCTCGTCTACGGCTCCGTCGACCGGCTCGTCACGGACCGGGACATCTACGTCAAGACGCTCAAGAGCGCCGGGCGGAGCCAGGAGGAGATCACCGGGCTTCTCACCGACTGGGGCGTCTCGCGTCATATCTACGTGGCGCCCAGCGACGCCTACGCCCTCGTCGAGGCGAAGGAGGCGGAACTCTGGTACCTGGAGGCGTTCAAGAAGTTCGTCCTTCCCGAGCGCATCGAGGACGCCGACCCGGCGCTGCAGCCCGCCTTCCGTGCGATGGCCGAGCGGCTCGCCAACACCACGTGGGAGGGCCTGGTGGCAGAGACCGTGGCCTTCGGCTCTCCGGAGACCGTCGCCCGGAAGATCGAGGAGATGCGGCAGGCCGGGGTCGGCCAGGTCCTCTGCTGGATGAACTTCGGCGGCCTCCCCCAGGACAAGGTCCGGCGCTCGATGGAGTTGTTCGCACGGGAGGTCATGCCCCGGTTCCGATAA